A DNA window from Dehalococcoidia bacterium contains the following coding sequences:
- a CDS encoding DUF11 domain-containing protein: MKRAIQRVLISAAAALGFLVAAAVPVGPSDPGVALAQPDPLDGIATGCTDFQLYLGLFSVDIPDPGWAWVNPAEPFQSATGVALKSEITHTDFPVVHDSHDINVDILLDPGQEGLLSIVNPDKAAPVGPDTLEVEWEIGTHPSETGSDPERTLPKWAWPNKGDRVWTNGHHIYDCGHTTEVDSIERARSEIHPARAMASMRDQMGTIPGTGSTPVRTTTTDLWIHGRAGFVTDVLYCGAAIVIQDTDPDFACPTNETPIDDDYEFDVQLPSKPSSSAVLAWSVEDGPRNNLSAAPIIVPVPAVNPTSLHVTIPLDGSGAAPSDVYSRTIKAGWVYPPDGLRHFNLTLNRMDLHEDMDLDPGDCECTFFWMNVDRAPSEWIRLSTFANGNMNDYDDDGGLLGDGEISFSGASFDYYVADGMSVNVSAHGYDQDCLDDYFGDHRFQVGIFLDCYLAAALELEAGDNDDYNVLNAAFGGPDYGVGAQDVSAGGQYELEFSIEEIPVDLEDDADLQLTKICKPDNVAFAGQEVTCTILVNNPGPGLPRNVVVEDTLLTNVAPSNYALQTPTFVFEGFAGSPNPCDAPTSIPGGKQFTCNLGTVPVGGSAIITAKFTSSEGGDFNNRALVTTDSTDANTANNESIDGLTIVPVADLALTKSDAPDPLNAGTIITYQLGVTNNGPSTAVNVVVEDFLPAGVSLLSVSGSGGASCLFGIPGDNARPTSCNFNSLASGAARTMTIQVAVGPGVLLVAHNDARVSSGTADLNNSNDVASTDTTIAVADIGVSLTSNADLYKSSSTIKYTITVANSGPGNAAGVVVQQALPTTKGTSYSFDSGGCTRSGTTLTCAMGSMGAGETRSFNVYVLVKGSKGQITSIATAATTTFDPVLVNNGSTRNVLVGK, encoded by the coding sequence ATGAAGCGAGCCATACAACGTGTACTCATCTCCGCTGCAGCCGCGCTCGGGTTTCTCGTTGCCGCTGCGGTCCCAGTCGGACCGTCAGACCCCGGCGTCGCCCTCGCGCAACCCGATCCCCTGGACGGAATCGCGACCGGTTGCACGGACTTCCAGCTTTACCTCGGACTCTTCTCGGTGGATATCCCCGATCCGGGGTGGGCCTGGGTGAATCCTGCCGAGCCGTTTCAGTCTGCCACTGGAGTCGCGCTCAAGAGTGAGATCACGCACACGGACTTCCCGGTAGTGCACGACTCTCATGACATCAATGTCGACATCCTGCTCGATCCCGGGCAGGAAGGTCTGCTGTCGATCGTGAATCCGGACAAGGCGGCGCCCGTCGGGCCGGATACCCTCGAGGTGGAGTGGGAGATCGGCACGCACCCCTCCGAGACGGGAAGCGATCCGGAACGCACGCTGCCAAAGTGGGCGTGGCCGAATAAGGGCGACCGCGTTTGGACCAACGGCCACCACATCTACGACTGCGGGCACACCACCGAAGTAGACAGTATCGAGCGCGCCCGGTCCGAGATCCATCCCGCGCGCGCCATGGCTAGCATGCGCGATCAGATGGGCACCATTCCGGGCACCGGATCGACGCCGGTACGCACGACCACCACGGACCTCTGGATCCACGGACGTGCCGGATTCGTTACCGATGTGCTCTACTGCGGCGCCGCCATCGTCATCCAGGACACCGATCCGGACTTCGCGTGTCCGACGAACGAAACACCGATCGACGATGACTACGAGTTCGATGTGCAGCTTCCATCGAAGCCGTCGTCGAGCGCCGTTCTCGCCTGGTCGGTGGAGGACGGACCGCGCAACAACCTCAGCGCGGCGCCGATCATTGTTCCCGTGCCGGCCGTGAATCCCACGTCTCTGCACGTTACTATCCCGCTCGACGGCAGTGGCGCCGCTCCCTCCGACGTCTACTCACGTACGATCAAGGCGGGTTGGGTCTATCCACCCGACGGGCTTCGCCATTTCAATCTCACCCTCAATCGGATGGACCTGCATGAGGACATGGATCTCGACCCCGGCGATTGCGAATGCACGTTCTTCTGGATGAACGTTGACCGCGCACCGTCCGAGTGGATCCGGCTCTCGACGTTCGCCAATGGCAACATGAACGACTACGACGATGACGGGGGCCTGCTCGGAGACGGCGAGATCTCCTTTTCTGGTGCTTCGTTCGATTACTACGTGGCGGACGGCATGAGCGTCAACGTGAGCGCTCATGGATACGACCAGGACTGTCTCGACGATTACTTCGGCGATCACCGGTTCCAGGTCGGGATCTTCCTGGACTGCTACCTCGCCGCCGCGTTAGAGCTCGAGGCCGGTGACAACGACGACTACAACGTACTCAACGCCGCGTTCGGCGGACCCGACTATGGTGTGGGCGCGCAGGACGTGAGCGCCGGCGGTCAATACGAGCTCGAGTTCAGCATCGAGGAGATCCCGGTTGACCTGGAGGACGACGCAGACCTACAGCTGACGAAGATCTGCAAGCCGGATAACGTAGCGTTCGCCGGCCAGGAAGTGACATGCACGATCCTCGTGAATAACCCGGGGCCTGGATTGCCGCGCAACGTCGTCGTCGAGGACACACTCCTCACGAACGTCGCTCCGTCCAACTACGCACTGCAGACGCCCACCTTTGTGTTCGAAGGCTTCGCCGGCTCTCCGAACCCCTGCGACGCTCCAACGAGCATCCCGGGCGGCAAACAGTTCACGTGTAACCTGGGCACGGTGCCGGTTGGCGGCAGCGCCATCATCACCGCCAAGTTCACGTCCAGCGAGGGCGGTGACTTCAACAACCGCGCCCTCGTCACGACGGATTCCACGGACGCGAACACGGCGAACAATGAATCCATCGACGGGCTAACGATTGTTCCCGTCGCCGACCTCGCACTCACGAAGTCCGATGCGCCTGACCCGTTGAACGCGGGGACGATCATCACGTACCAGCTAGGGGTCACGAACAACGGCCCATCCACCGCCGTCAACGTTGTGGTAGAGGACTTCCTGCCGGCCGGTGTCTCGCTCCTCTCGGTGAGCGGAAGCGGCGGCGCATCGTGCCTGTTCGGCATCCCCGGGGACAATGCCCGACCGACGAGCTGCAACTTCAATTCGTTGGCTTCGGGTGCCGCGCGCACAATGACGATTCAAGTCGCTGTCGGGCCGGGCGTCCTCCTCGTCGCGCACAACGATGCGCGCGTCAGCAGCGGCACCGCCGACCTGAACAACTCAAACGACGTTGCCAGCACGGACACCACCATTGCGGTTGCCGATATCGGCGTTTCACTCACGTCGAATGCTGACCTCTACAAGTCGTCATCGACGATTAAGTACACCATCACGGTCGCGAACAGCGGCCCTGGAAACGCGGCTGGAGTCGTCGTCCAGCAAGCGCTTCCAACGACCAAAGGCACCAGCTATAGCTTTGACTCTGGCGGCTGTACGCGTTCCGGGACGACCCTTACCTGTGCCATGGGCTCCATGGGAGCGGGCGAGACCCGATCCTTCAATGTCTATGTCCTCGTCAAGGGTTCAAAGGGGCAGATCACCAGTATCGCCACGGCGGCAACCACCACGTTCGACCCCGTCCTGGTGAACAACGGCTCGACGCGCAACGTGCTCGTCGGAAAATAA